cctgaatgactcacctatggactgaacagatctctccacacatcttctctactcagGAGTACTACACTTCGTATGTTCACCCAATGTCTctgtgtatgtatttacattgtgtatctatcgtatgtttttcatgtatatAACGATCTGTCTGGACAGTGCGCAGAACAATaggtttcactgtacctcagtacacgtgacaataaatccaaatattGAAGAAAGAGACAGATACTTTTTACATTTCAATGgcatcaaggggtttggggagaaagcgggaatgtggcattgagatagaggatcagacacaatcatattgaatggtggagcaggctcgaagggccgaatggcctactcctttttcATATGTTTCCATGTTTATGTGTGGGGTTTGGCGGAGGGGGGGGCCcctgtgtttgtggggggtggggttgcccctgtgcttgtggggagggggttccccgtatccgtggggggtggggctgtattATTTTAACACAGATCAGGGCGCCCCGATCTCGGTGGAGCCGGCGTTGCCggatctatcaggccccgccctgccagcgTGAGGGTGAAAACCACGGCCATAGATTTTCTGAGCtcagagtgccagagaatctggagagaaaactcagctgtgcagctggagagctacacaccggcTTTCTCTCTCTAACCAGCTCTCTGTGCACAGAGAGCAAAATCCCACCCAATGCGTCAAAGAGCAGCACGGAGTTAATTCCTTATGGATCGTGAAAAAGGGTCAGGAATGACCAGGATGCTGAAGAGAATGGAGATTCTCGTCATTCACAAAAAGTCCCATCTGGTCAGTGTGTGAAATAGTCCCTCCGAATCAAACTGCCTCTGCCCGGCTTCACACACTGATCCCTGTTTGGGCAGAGATGTGAAAGTGAGTGTCTGCCTCCTCAAAACCAGACCGTTCCCGATTGGCAGCTTTGATTGGCAGCCTGCCCTGGAGAAGGAAAACTCTGATTTGAAACCCCAGCCATGGGTCAAATAGTAAAGTCTTCATTggctgacagtgcggaaggagacagACAAGACCAATGGTCTGGATGTAGAAAGAGCTGCTGAGGCTCTCCAGCTTGTTCAGTATCGAGGAAAAGGACAAGTGTAAAGTTAAAAGCTGCAGCCTTTCAGctgctacactgtgacacacattaCACCAGTGCAGCAATAGCTGCCTCAGAGCAGAGAGCGGCTCTGTACAAACCTCACCCACTTCAATATACTCACTGTGCAGCTTGTTCAACAAATCAACTCAACCAACACCCCCAGCATCAGTATGAAAAGCCCTGAGGGCTGGGGGAGGAGTCAGCCAGCACCAGAGACATTTCAGACTCGCTTTTAATTCAAATATTATTCTTGGAAAAAATTCAGACaaccttgtaattctccaaagcTGATTTTTATCAAAAAATCTTCATTTTCACAGTGATATAAGTTTCAGTCAAAATTCATAACAAATAAATACCAAACATCTAACTTGAGTTGGAGTCAGGCTGGGTTTACGTAAAGGGAAGGTCAGGAGGGGCTGGACAATATGTTTCAGTTTGTGTTTCCCACAAAGTAAAACACAACTTGACCATCCGTGCCTGGGGCTGCTTTGAGACAGAAGTATATGAAGGAGAGCAGCAGGCTGCCAGTCACTCACAGGacacaatccccacctcctcccatcctctctccacccacccccaccaccaacagacCTTCACTCCCATCGCCTGGGTTCAATTATTCCCTGTCGTTCACTCTAACCCTGTTTATTCTTGATTCTGCTCCGGGTTTTGTCTCCAGCTCTCAAAGTGGGCAGGACCGAGAGCAGCAAATAACAATaattccttgatgtggagatgccggcgttggactggggtgggcacagtaagaagtctgacaccaggttaaagtccaacaggtttgtttcgaattgctagctgtcagagcactgctccttcctcaggtgaattccgtGAGTATTGCAGTGAACGTCATGAGGGAATTACTGAACTGAATATGTTCAGTAGCGGAGCAGGAACATTGAAACTGAAAGTGGTTTGaatcaggaagtgctgagtgtgaacatggcttCCACACAGCAGGAGGAGAGTTGGTCCGAGGATTTAATTTGTTCCATTTGTCTTGATTTCTTCACTGATCCGGTTTCACTGGAgtgtggacacaacttctgccgctcctgtatcacCCAGTGTTGGGAAAAGAAGGAGAGAAACTCCTGCCCGGAATGTAGACAGGAGTTTCCAGAAAGAATCCTCAGAGGAAGTCGGATCTTAGTGAATCTGGCTGAGAAAGCTCGAAAATTAAAGCTGAatgggaaagagaaggaaagtaaacttcactgtgaggaacatcaggaagaactgaagctgttttgtgaaactgacaagaaattgaCCTGTGTGAATTGTGTAGTTTCGCGGGAACACAGAGAACACCGCTTCATCCCGATTAAAGAAGCTGTTGAAATCTACAAGGTAAAAGGGAACAGATTTGATCCCCTGATTATCTGATCACATTTTCAGGATCTAACACTTTTATTTTCTGATTTTCTCTCCCAATCCCAGGATGGGGTGAAATCTTCCTTCGATTCTCTCACGGAGAAGAAATCGATGGTTCTCGAAAtggagcagcagcagaaacagaAGATTTCCCAAATTAGGGTAAAGTCTCCCTGAGCTGAGCTTCCAAATTTAATCCATTATTTTGTTGTTTTTATTACAGAAACATATTATTTTTAATGTTTCTTCTTATAGAAACAGTCGGTCAGTCTGCAGAGccacatcacatccgagttcactaaaatgcaccagattctcactgagaaagagcagcgtttCATCCGAGATCTCAGGGAAGAAGAGGAAAAAATTCTAAAACCAATGGAGGAAAATCtttgtgaaattcaggagaatttaaattctattcaGGAAAAACTCTCAAAGTTGGAAAACCAGTTGGAACAAAAAGACGGAGTGAGATTTCTGAAGGTGAGGGATTATATTTCAGTTTCGTTCAGTGAAAGTTCACAGTCACAACAGGatccacacgagcctcctcccatcctacttcatttccctgtcaatatatccttctgttcctttctccctcatctgtatccagcttctccttaaatgtaTCCCTGGCTTTCCCTgggtgggtggaatttaatgctgtTCCCCCCCAGGGTACATTTAgtcagggtgtggggtgagtggaaggggacatggggaatgacactgtgtggagtttctGTTGTCTTTCCATCTCTACACAGATTAAGTCCGTGGTGGTAAGTCTTGTGGGACAGCCTTCCTGTAACCAATTTAGCCCCTTAACAGGGCAATGAATGTTCTCATCCTGCTGTCACTGGTATTCCCTCAGCAATGAGCAGGGGTCTCACAATACGGGAAGCCTGAAAATCAAACCCTGTTGGGGTTATTGGTGGGAttctgggaggggatggggggagagggggtgggattgaggCTGTAGCGGGAATGCCCTTGTTCAGTTGCACTGTGTACCTGATTGAGGGACTGTAAGAGGTTCACGCTCCCGTTTCCTCTGACTGATGGTTCTTGACTTGAGGATTTTGTAAAGGACAAaattacacagacacggggattggCTCAACCACAAACTTGTTGTTTAGTGAAAACACTCCCAACACCCGAATACAAAGagctgtaaatagtgtaaataacatCACACAGCATTTAATTGGTTTTCCCGATTTAAATCCCTCCACAATTTAACCTGGCTTCCACATAAACACACAAATCACCACAACTTATTAAAAAGCCTCTCCTGAAAATCCACAGACAAAACCCCACATTTCAGCCCAAACGTTCCTCAATTCAAACCCAAATCCCCCCAGGATTTGGATGTTACACTGAAGTTATTTTAAATCCTCAGCCCCAATCCCCCTCGGATTTGGCTGATAAAttacaattccccacccggctgctcCTTCTGGTGTGAATTGTAGGCCCGGGAGCCAGGTTGACCGTTCTTGACCCTCCTTCTTGACTGCAGTGCCAGACCCTTGGATCTTGTCCTTTTAATGATGATTCTTATCGGAATATCACAAACACATTTCCTGAAGCCAtcctgctggagggtcagtgctcagcacCTTTCAATCTCTTTACACACTCATTTTCAATCCCAGGgtcacggcgttcccgatcgcgggaagtggGATCCTCATAAAATCCAACCCATGGGGTTTAAACTGAATTGGAAAAGCAGCAGTTAATGATGTTGGAATCAGGTTTAAACTGGCTTCACAGACTCATTAATGAGACTAATTAACTTCCTGCCGCTAGTCCGGTGCATTGACCCCTTCCCGACTCTGACTTAATCCCGGGAGGTTTTCCTGCCATCGACAGACTGAGCCGTGTCCTCTCGTGTGATTCCCTGTGTCCGGACACCATGCTCGCTGCTGTGACAGACTGGAGTAAATTCCACCCCGTgtgacagtgagttccacattcccatcactctctcggcaaagaagtttctcctgaactcccgattggatttatttgtaactttatggttgtgttatgtaatttggaagaacacaagctgccacttgatgcagttttgagtaaaggttgctccaaactttgaagtgagttcaatgtgttttattgaactatgagcacagttctcaatgagttcgactctctgctaatctaaatgtagtaactcagtctaactgaaccagctttgctctaagccacgtgctggggtgtgatgctgaggatacaccctgtctcactctgtagatgttggtctgtggaaagaggcggggtgtgagtgcctcatcccttttatagtgagataccacccctcagtgtcctgactgctcattggtcgtgtccaaattctatgtgttcattagctgcatgtttgcatatcttagaacacagtacgaagtcttacaacaccaggttaaagtccaacaggtttgtttcgatgtcactagctttcggagcgctgctccttcctcaggtgaatgaagaggtctgtcccagaaacacatatatagacaaattcaaagatgccaaacaatgctaggaatgcgaccattagcaggtgattaaatccttacagatccagagatggggtaaccccaggttaaagaggcgtgaattgtatcaagccaggacagttggtaggatttcgcaggccagatggtgggggatgaatgtaatgcgacatgaatcccaggtcccggttgaggccgcactcatgtgtgcggaacttggctataagtttctgctcggcgattctgcgttgtcgcgggtccttagaacatactgtgcagaaggaggccattcggcccatcgagtctgcaccgacccacttaagccctcacttccactctaatcccataacccaataaccccccacaaacctttttggacactaagggcaatttagcatggccaatccacctaacctgcacgtctttggactgtgggaggaaaccggagcacccggaggaaacccacgcagacacggagagaacgtgcagggtccgcacagttagtgacccagtggggaatcgaaccagggaccctggtgctgtgatgccactgtgctagccacttgtgctatcgtgctactATATCATGACATATCTTATGTTTCTATCCCTATTTCTGGATTCTCTACAGTGTAAACATCTTCACTGAATCTATCAAGCCCGACCCCTTTCATCATTtgaaagatctctatcaggtcttctCTTTTCTACAGTAAAGTTGATCAATCTTTGCTGTTAGTTGAAGCCTCTCAGTTGCTGTCAATCTTTCTGATACTTTCTCCTGTGCTTCAATATCCTTTGTGTAACATCCTCTTTCTATTCCATGTCTGCAGCAATGGGAATTGACAATTCTCAGCAGCTTGTAACAATGTGAGGGTCATTTCTGCTTTCTGGATATAGACAGTCCGTCTCTGTCAACTCAGATTTGTGTTTTGTTTATTTCAGGAGGAAGCATCTcggaagaggaggtaggacatgatcTTTACTGAAACTCAGGGCAAGTTGGTAAAATTACTCAGCAAAGTGTTTATGGTCAATTTATAATCAActctttaatatttacaggattAGTGATGAGGGTAAACAGCTGTCACTAGCAGATGATGTCCTGTCCATCGGAAAATACAACAGCCCTTTCCCGTTCCCAGTGTGGAGAGAAATGCTGGATGTCATTAACCCTGGTAAAACTCAGATAAGTTCCTCTGTCCTGATTTATATCTTATATTTCAATCATTATCCATATAAATATCGaagacaccgggcgggattctccggtccgccagcgccCTTTTCCTGGGCAGGGgccctcactggcagcgggattctccgcctctgccacctgccaatgggattgcccattgtggccaccccacaccgccgggaaacccgcgggcgtgggagcgctgccggcgcaacggagaatccgtcgGCAGAGAGAATGTTTAAGAGCTTTGTTATAAAGAAATGAGGATAAAAATGGTCCTGATTGGAATTAAAGTCTGATTCATGCACCTAATCCACTTTCTAAACATCATTCTCAGCTCGGTCAGCTGAAACTGTCAGCTCCCCAAACATCACCAACACAGGAACTCTCAGATGAAGCTCTGTCTCCAGAACCCATCGATACTTTACAAACTTCAGCAAGTGGAAACTCCGCCATTCCCAGCTGAACCTTTCCTCCCCGAAAATCCCGGAGTGA
This window of the Scyliorhinus torazame isolate Kashiwa2021f chromosome 14, sScyTor2.1, whole genome shotgun sequence genome carries:
- the LOC140390533 gene encoding zinc-binding protein A33-like, with translation MASTQQEESWSEDLICSICLDFFTDPVSLECGHNFCRSCITQCWEKKERNSCPECRQEFPERILRGSRILVNLAEKARKLKLNGKEKESKLHCEEHQEELKLFCETDKKLTCVNCVVSREHREHRFIPIKEAVEIYKDGVKSSFDSLTEKKSMVLEMEQQQKQKISQIRKQSVSLQSHITSEFTKMHQILTEKEQRFIRDLREEEEKILKPMEENLCEIQENLNSIQEKLSKLENQLEQKDGVRFLKEEASRKRRISDEGKQLSLADDVLSIGKYNSPFPFPVWREMLDVINPVSVTLDVETANPQLEVSEDLKSLRLTLTRRRLPDTRKRFTHWPCVLGSEGFTSGRHYWEVEVTGNRVWGLGVAAESVKRKDPVNLIPETGVWTIGRFEDQFNINSSPGSRLRVGQIPGKVGVYLSYESGTVSFYNVDTKSHLHTFTGNKFTEKLYPLFGTLDVNQFLRICSGSDPDRERGGASGW